A genomic window from Periweissella cryptocerci includes:
- the mvaD gene encoding diphosphomevalonate decarboxylase, with protein MTNKSTARAHTNIALIKYWGKANQELIIPTNDSLSLTLDQFYTDTTVEFDANLNGDQLVLNNQLITGKMATKTSAFLDLIRNMASIDTPAKITSINHVPTAAGLASSASAFAALAAAGSDAAGLALSRTELSRLARRGSGSATRSIFGGFAEWIAGDSDANSYAQPFQENVTMDIQMLTVVVDATEKKIGSRAGMQHALSTSPFFKTWVTESAKDLVTIKEAIKRADFATIGEIAENNALQMHAINLSAKPGFTYFNGATIQLLNIVQELRQQGIPAYATMDAGPNVKIISQSTDTETISNAIKSVFPTVTLEVAKPGPGISFLN; from the coding sequence ATGACAAATAAAAGTACCGCTCGGGCCCACACCAATATTGCTTTGATTAAATATTGGGGGAAAGCCAACCAAGAATTGATTATCCCAACTAATGATAGCCTCTCATTGACCCTTGACCAATTTTATACGGATACAACGGTCGAATTTGATGCCAATTTAAACGGTGACCAATTAGTACTCAATAACCAACTGATTACTGGTAAAATGGCTACGAAAACTTCGGCATTTTTAGATCTTATTCGCAACATGGCTAGCATTGACACCCCAGCAAAAATCACTAGTATCAACCATGTCCCAACGGCGGCTGGTTTAGCTTCATCGGCTAGCGCATTTGCTGCCCTGGCTGCTGCGGGAAGTGATGCGGCTGGTTTAGCATTATCGCGGACTGAGCTTTCGCGTTTAGCCCGCCGTGGTTCAGGATCCGCAACTCGCTCAATTTTTGGGGGCTTTGCGGAATGGATTGCTGGTGATAGTGATGCCAACTCGTACGCGCAACCATTTCAAGAAAATGTTACTATGGACATTCAGATGCTGACGGTTGTCGTTGACGCCACTGAGAAAAAAATTGGCAGCCGTGCTGGTATGCAACATGCCCTAAGCACTTCACCATTTTTTAAAACGTGGGTTACTGAATCTGCTAAGGATCTCGTAACAATTAAAGAAGCCATTAAACGCGCTGATTTTGCCACGATTGGCGAAATCGCCGAAAACAACGCCCTCCAAATGCATGCGATTAACTTGAGCGCAAAGCCAGGTTTTACATACTTTAATGGCGCAACCATTCAACTTTTAAATATTGTCCAGGAATTGCGACAACAAGGGATCCCCGCTTACGCAACCATGGATGCGGGACCAAATGTCAAAATCATTTCACAAAGTACTGACACTGAAACGATTAGTAATGCAATCAAGTCGGTCTTCCCAACTGTCACCCTCGAAGTTGCTAAACCCGGTCCTGGCATCAGCTTTTTAAATTAA
- a CDS encoding phosphomevalonate kinase, with amino-acid sequence MQIKIPGKLYIGGEYAVVEPGQLAVLVAVDRFVFADIQESQFGEIMSTQLPEHVVNWTFMNDQIMIHVDSDMEFIAAALKVTYNYFKIHNWQFQPFHLVIDSQLTADNGNKFGLGSSAAVSVAIVKAILAFHQIVLPPMAQFKLAALAHYAVQKNGSLGDVATSVYTGWLSYNSPDRNWLMAQTDDLLDATLVDQDWPELNIQALPTPNNVQLLVGWTGTPAKTDKLVDQVAKVAGKDTYRDFIMASQASVAMLVNGLLANDFDAIKRGIALNREFLLGLSEQAHMTIETDLLKQLVEITVAAGGAAKTSGAGFGDNGIALINSDIDGDQILAQWQSAGIIPLNLHPYTEPTTITTETPESEEA; translated from the coding sequence ATGCAAATTAAAATACCAGGAAAACTCTATATTGGTGGTGAATATGCCGTCGTCGAACCCGGTCAGTTAGCCGTCCTTGTGGCTGTTGACCGGTTTGTGTTTGCGGACATTCAAGAAAGCCAATTTGGCGAAATTATGTCAACCCAGTTACCTGAACACGTCGTCAACTGGACTTTCATGAACGACCAAATTATGATCCACGTTGATTCTGACATGGAATTTATTGCGGCCGCTTTGAAAGTCACCTACAATTACTTCAAAATCCACAACTGGCAATTTCAACCGTTCCACCTTGTAATTGATAGTCAGTTAACCGCCGACAACGGTAACAAATTTGGTCTTGGTAGCTCAGCAGCTGTTTCGGTCGCAATTGTTAAAGCAATTTTGGCTTTTCACCAGATTGTCTTACCACCGATGGCCCAATTTAAGTTAGCGGCACTTGCTCATTACGCCGTCCAAAAAAATGGCTCCCTGGGGGATGTTGCCACTAGTGTCTACACTGGTTGGTTATCGTACAATTCACCTGACCGTAATTGGTTGATGGCCCAAACCGATGATTTATTGGACGCCACTCTTGTTGATCAAGACTGGCCCGAATTAAACATTCAAGCCTTACCAACCCCAAATAACGTTCAATTATTAGTCGGCTGGACTGGTACCCCTGCCAAAACGGATAAATTAGTCGATCAAGTTGCCAAAGTCGCCGGCAAAGATACCTATCGCGACTTCATCATGGCATCGCAAGCTTCAGTCGCGATGCTAGTGAATGGTTTACTGGCAAATGACTTTGATGCAATCAAACGGGGGATTGCCCTCAATCGTGAGTTCTTGCTTGGCTTAAGCGAACAAGCCCACATGACGATTGAAACTGACCTGTTGAAACAATTGGTTGAGATAACCGTAGCGGCTGGTGGCGCAGCAAAAACTTCCGGTGCCGGCTTTGGTGATAATGGGATTGCGCTTATTAATAGTGATATTGATGGCGACCAGATTTTAGCCCAATGGCAAAGTGCTGGTATTATTCCCCTTAATTTACACCCTTACACTGAGCCCACCACAATTACTACTGAAACACCAGAAAGTGAGGAAGCCTAA
- the fni gene encoding type 2 isopentenyl-diphosphate Delta-isomerase: MESAHAHRKDEHLTIAEVQMRKNGLVENFNDIRLIHNGLPELAVNEVSIATTLPDFKLDTPFYIEAMTGGSEKTGKINQQLAQVAKETGIAMAVGSESIALKDPAARASFEVVRQENPDGFILANIGAGHPAQHAQQVIDLIGANALEVHINTAQEIVMPEGDRNFHWLESIADIVANVNVPVIVKEVGFGMSQTTLQMLNEIGVKYVNVGGRGGTNFAAIENQRNHNEDYSYLLDWGQTTTESLLEARLADTPLNILATGGIQNPLDILKAQVLGAKMVGVAGHFLHTLLNDKQDGLLNEIIIWQKQLHELYALVGAANENELADVDYVMSAELESFARQRM, encoded by the coding sequence ATGGAATCTGCCCATGCCCATCGTAAAGATGAACATTTAACAATTGCTGAAGTCCAAATGCGTAAAAACGGTTTAGTTGAAAACTTTAATGATATTCGTTTAATTCATAATGGCTTACCTGAATTGGCAGTCAATGAGGTTAGTATCGCTACCACGCTACCAGACTTTAAGCTTGATACCCCTTTCTACATTGAAGCAATGACTGGTGGTTCAGAAAAAACCGGCAAAATTAATCAACAGCTCGCGCAAGTGGCTAAAGAAACGGGCATTGCGATGGCGGTTGGCTCAGAATCAATTGCGCTAAAAGATCCAGCAGCGCGCGCATCGTTTGAAGTTGTCCGCCAAGAAAATCCGGATGGCTTCATCCTTGCCAATATTGGTGCTGGTCACCCCGCACAACATGCACAACAAGTAATCGACCTTATTGGCGCAAACGCCTTAGAAGTCCACATCAATACCGCTCAAGAAATCGTTATGCCAGAAGGCGATCGTAATTTTCATTGGCTAGAAAGTATCGCTGATATCGTCGCAAATGTTAACGTCCCAGTGATTGTTAAAGAAGTCGGCTTTGGCATGAGCCAAACCACTTTGCAGATGCTAAATGAAATTGGCGTTAAATATGTTAACGTTGGTGGCCGTGGCGGGACTAATTTTGCGGCGATTGAAAATCAACGTAACCATAATGAAGACTACAGCTATTTATTGGATTGGGGTCAGACAACGACTGAATCCCTCTTGGAAGCGCGGCTCGCCGACACGCCACTCAACATTTTAGCCACTGGTGGCATCCAAAACCCGCTTGATATTTTGAAAGCACAAGTGTTAGGTGCTAAAATGGTCGGCGTGGCTGGTCATTTCTTACACACCCTCCTAAACGATAAACAAGACGGCTTACTCAATGAAATCATCATCTGGCAAAAACAATTGCATGAATTATATGCCTTAGTTGGCGCTGCTAACGAAAACGAACTTGCTGACGTTGATTATGTCATGAGTGCTGAACTCGAAAGCTTTGCGCGTCAACGAATGTAG
- a CDS encoding flavodoxin produces the protein MKAKVIFATITGNNEDVADIIVEGFEDHDVEVDKEEISISEVDELSDYDIVVLVPYTYDKGSLPEEGMDFFDDLETADLSGVVYGVAGSGDTYYGDDFGVAVDKFDATLAKTKATKGAENVKINLSPNAKDVEKLDAFVMALLAKVNG, from the coding sequence TTGAAAGCAAAAGTTATCTTTGCCACAATTACTGGTAATAATGAAGATGTTGCCGATATTATTGTGGAAGGTTTTGAGGATCACGATGTTGAAGTTGATAAGGAAGAAATTTCGATTAGCGAAGTGGATGAACTAAGTGATTACGATATCGTCGTTCTCGTACCATACACTTATGATAAGGGTTCATTGCCTGAAGAAGGGATGGATTTCTTTGATGATCTAGAAACCGCTGATTTGAGTGGGGTGGTCTACGGTGTTGCGGGTTCTGGTGACACTTATTACGGCGATGATTTTGGCGTAGCCGTTGATAAATTCGATGCCACACTAGCTAAGACTAAGGCAACCAAAGGCGCTGAAAACGTAAAAATAAACCTGAGCCCAAATGCTAAAGATGTTGAAAAGTTAGATGCTTTTGTAATGGCGCTACTTGCAAAAGTTAATGGCTAA